Below is a window of Chloroflexota bacterium DNA.
TCAATGAGCGATCTCTCAGGACGCGCGGCCGTGGTCACCGGCGCAGGCACGGGAATCGGCGTCGGAATTGCCCGGCGTCTCGCCGAGCACGGGGCACGGGTCGTCGTTTCGGCGTCGGGCAGCATCGAGGGCGCCGAGCGCCTGGCGGCCGAGCTTCGCAGTCAGGGCGCCGACGTGCGCGCGGTGCAGTCGGACTTTCGACAGGCGGCGAACGCCGCGCACGTCGTCGAGCACGCCTTGGACGCCTTCGGCCAGGTCGACATCCTGGTGAACAACGCCGGCCGCACCATGGTCAAGGACTTTGCCGACTGCGACGAGCAGGACTGGGACGACCTGTTCAACGTCAACATCAAGTCCATGTTCGTGACCTGCCAGGCCGCGCTCCCGGGCATGCTCGAGCGCGGCTTCGGCCGCATCATCAACATCAGCTCGGTGCACTCGCAGGTGCACGCGCCCGGATATGTCATCTACTCGGCCACCAAGGGCGCCATCAACGAATTCACCCGCAACCTGGCCATCGACATCAGGCGCGACAACATCACGGCGAACGTCATCGCCCCAGGGGCCATCCACGTCGAGCGGTACGAGCGGGAAAACGTGGACGAGTCGAACATGATTCGCGGCATCCCGTCGGCGTCCGTGGGTACACCCGCCGACATCGCCGGGGCGGCGGCATTTCTGGCATCCGAGGATGCCCGCTATGTGAACGGCGCGGTGCTGTTCGTCGACGGCGGCCTGACGGCGCGCATGAGCATCGAGTAATACCGACGCGTCCGGTAGAAAACGGTACATCTCGGGCGGCGACTGTCGCGTAGCATTGGGTAGCTCCTAAAGGCTCACCCGAAGCGAGGCCCCGACGACGCCAGACACCGGCTACACACGCGATGGCTCTACGGCCAGTATCGGTGTATCGGGTTTGGCGTTTAAGCATGCGGTCAACACCGCATTCGCCCGGTCGCGGACGCCCGCGCATTTGCATCCATGAGCCTCCGGATCGTCGTTCCGCGTGAGTTGCGCCCACGCGAGGCGCGGGTGGCGCTCGTGCCCGATGCGGTCGCCCAGCTTGTAGACGAGGGGTTTTCCGTCGCGATCGAGCACCGCGCCGGAGTCCGATCTTTCGCCGACGACGACGCCTATGCGGCCAGCGGGGCTGCGGTCATTGCCGATCGAGCCGCGCTGCTGCGCGAGGCCGATGTCGTGCTCAGCGTCCGTGGACTGGGCGGGGACGACGACCAGTCGTTCGCACGCGATCTGGCGAGCGCCCCCAGCGGCGCGGCGGTCGTCGGCCTGCTCGATCCCTACGACCACGAGGACCGAATCCGGTCGCTGGCCGATCACGGCGTCCTGGCGTTCGCGCTCGAGCGCATGCCGCGCATCACCCGAGCGCAGAGCATGGACGTCCTCAGCTCGATGTCGACCATCACCGGCTATCAGGCGGCTCTGCTGGCCGCGCGGGCCTCGCCCCGCATGTTTCCCCTGCTGATGACCGCCGCCGGGACGCTGGCCGCGGCCCGCGTGCTGGTCCTAGGGGCGGGTGTGGCCGGCTTGCAGGCCATTGCGACCGCCCGGCGCCTCGGCGCCGTGGTTCAGGCCTATGACGTGCGCCCCGACGTTCGCGAGCAAGTCGAGAGCCTCGGCGCCACGTTCGTCTCGTTCGGTGGCGAGCACACTGGCGCCACCGCCGGTGGCTACGCCATCGAGCAATCCGAGGCCTTCTATGCCCGTGAGCGGGAAATGCTGGCCGATGCGCTGCGTGAGGTGGACGTTGCCATCACCACGGCGCTGGTGCTCGGACGACGCGCCCCGACGCTTATCACCGCCGCCGCCGTGGCCGGCATGCGCCCGGGATCGGTCATCGTCGACCTGGCCGCGGAGCGCGGGGGCAACTGCGAGCTGAGCGAGCCGGGTGAATCCGTGGTGCGCCACGGCGTGTCGATTGCCGCGCCGCTCGACCTGGCGTCGACCGCGCCGGTGCACGCGAGCCAGATGTACGCCCGCAACATATCGACGTTTCTGCGTCACATTGCATCTCCGGACGGGCTAGCGCTCGATGATCAGGACGAGATCTTTCGCGAGACCCTGGTGACCCCAACTGCTCTCGTTCCTCAGGAGGCGCCCGTCGACGCGGCTCCGGTAGCGGGAAGCTAGATGGAAGTCTTCATCCTTGCCCTCACGGTGTTCCTGCTCGCCGCGTTCATCGGGTTTGAAGTCATCACCAAGGTCCCGCCGACGCTCCACACGCCGCTCATGTCCGGCGCCAACGCGATTTCGGGAATCTCCATCGTCGGAGCGATCATCGCCGCCGGCGCGCAACAGACTACGCTGGCCGCCGCCCTGGGCGTGGCGGCGCTAATCCTGGCCACCGTGAACGTGGTGGGCGGATTCCTGGTCACGCACCGCATGCTCTCGATGTTCCGGTCGCGGAAGAAGTAGGGCGTGCCTGAAGGCGTCGTCAACGGCGCGTATCTGGTTGCCGCGACCCTCTTCATTCTCGGACTGCGCGGGCTGGCGTCCGTTCGCGGCGCGCGTCGGGGGAACGCCCTCAGCTCCCTGGGCATGCTCGTGGCCATCGTCGTGACCCTGCTCGACCACAAGATCATCGGATTCGAGCTTGTCGCGATTGGATTGGGCGTCGGCGCGGCGCTGGGCGCCGTCCTCGCCGTGCGGGTGCACATGACCGCCATGCCGCAGTTGGTGGCGGCGTTCAACGGATTCGGCGGCGGAGCGTCGGCGCTCGTCGCGGGCAGCGCCATCGCCTCCGGCACGGTGATGACGGCGGCGACGGAGTTGCAAGCCGTGGCGGCGGGCGCGATCAGCGGTCTCGTCGGTGCGCTGACCTTCGCCGGCAGCGCGGTGGCCTGGGGCAAGCTGCAGGAGGTCTTGCGCTGGCAGCCGGGTAACACGTCCCTCCACCACGGCATCAACGGGGCGCTGGCCGCGGGGACGCTTGCTCTCGTTGCCCTGGTCATGTTCGACGTCTCGATGCAATGGCCGTTTTGGGCGCTCGTGGCCGCCGCCGCAATATTGGGCGTGCGGCTCACCCTGCCGATCGGCGGCGCCGACATGCCGGTGGTGATCGCGCTGCTCAACTCGGCCTCCGGCCTGGCCGCCGCGGCCACCGGATTCGTCCTGAGCAACAACGTGCTGATCATCGGCGGCGCCCTGGTGGGCGCGTCGGGATTCATCCTCACCACGCTCATGAGCCGCGCCATGAACCGCTCGGTGCTCAGCGTGTTGTTCGGAACGCTCGGCCCCTCCGAAGGGGGTCCGGGTGACGAGATCTACGAGGGGCGGATCAAGCGGACGAGCCCCGAGGAGACCGCCCTGCTCCTAAGCGACGCTCGCAGCGTCATGTTCGTGCCCGGCTACGGCATGGCCGTGGCCCAGGCGCAACATGCCGTGCGGGACCTCTCGGCGGAGCTCGAGCGACGCGGCGTTGAGGTGAAGTTCGCCATCCACCCCGTCGCCGGCCGCATGCCGGGCCACATGAACGTGCTGCTTGCCGAAGCCGACGTGCCCTACGAGCAGCTCTTCGACCTGGAGCAACTGGCCGGGACTTTTGCGCAGACGGACGTGGCGCTGGTGATCGGCGCCAACGACGTCGTCAATCCGCTGGCCCGTGAAGATCCCACAAGCCCCATCTATGGCATGCCCATTCTCGATGTCGACAAGGCCCGCACCGTGGTCGTGATCAAGCGCAGCCTGAGTCCCGGCTTCGCGGGGATTCCGAACTCGCTGTTCGCCGCGCCCAACACGGCCATGCTCTTCGGCGACGGTGAGGACGCGGTGCGGGAGCTGATCGGCGAGCTGAAAGCGACCGGCTAGCGAAACCTACCCCGGCGCGGCCGCAACGCCCCACAGGCGCGCGGTGCCGTCGAAAGCGGCGCTGGCCACCAGGTCGCCGGCCGCGCTGAGCTGAACGCTCACGATCGGGGCGCCGTGCCCTTCGTGGACGTGCAGCGGCTCACCCGACGCCGTGTCCCACCAGCGCAGCGTGCCGCTGCGATGCCCGGAAACCAGCAACGCGGCAATGGGGCTGAACGCCACGGCCAACGTGCCGGACTCCGGGCTCTCGAGGCGCCGGATCGACGCGCCTTCCACGCCGTCCCACAGGATGACGGCGCCATCGTCGAGCGCTCCGGCGATCGGCCCGCCATTGTCGTGGATCGCGACCGCCCGCACGGGCACGCCATCGGACGGCAACTGGACCGGCGTCAGATTGGGGATGTCCCAGAGGTAGACGAGGCCATCGATGTCGGAGCTGACCAGCCGATCCCCTGTAGGGCCGAATTGCAGCTGATCCACCAGCGTTGCATGCGCGGACAGCGAGGTCACCAGGCTCCATGTGGCGGTGTGCCAAATCCGGACGATGCCGTCGCTCCAGCCGGTTGCCAGCAGGCCGCCGTCCGGGCTGAACGCGACGGCGCCGATGGTTGCCTGTGGCAGCGCCTCCGGCGCAAAGCTGTCGACCGCGGCGACGCTCGACGTGTCCCACATGCGAAGCGGCGGACCGTCCGCCGAGCCGCCGCTGACGAGCCGCGACCCGTCAGGACTGAAGGCCAGCGCGTGCGCCAATCCAGTGTGGTAGTCAATGGACCCGGCGGTGGACCCGCTCGGAAGCCCCACCAGCGCAATGATTCCCACGGGATGCGATGCCGCCAGGAGCGTTGCGTCGCCTCGCAACGCAATGCGGGTGGCGTCGCCATATGCGCCGAGTCGATGCCGCAGCAGCCCGTCAGGCAGGCTCCACAGCGCAACGGCCAAATGCCTCACCGCGCACGCCAAGAACGCGCCGTCGGCGGTGACCGCCAGCGAACCCCGACTCACGGCGCCGGCCCGGTCCTGCAGATCCAGGAGCACCGCGCTGGTCACCGCGTCCCACACGAGGACTCGCTCCGTGACGTCCGCGGCCGCGATCCACCTTCCATCCGGACCAAAGACCACGTCGTCCGCATCGAATCGGAGTCCGCTCAATGTGGTTTGGCGCGTCTGGCTCGCCAGGTCCCAAATGCCTACGGATCCGCCGGCCTCGGCAGCGGCCAGGAGTGTGCCGGCCGAATTGAACGCCAGCGCGCGAATCGGCCGTGTGGCGTCGCCGAAGGACGCCTCCGCCGTACCTTGCCGCACGTCCCAAATCGCGATGTTTCCATCGTCGCCGCCGGCGGCCAGCAACGGCCGCGCGGGATGGAAAGCCACGGCACGCGCGGCCGCCACCTCCGGCGCCAACTGCTGGACGGCAGCGCCATCGCTTCCTCGCCACACGCCGACCGACCCCGCGGCCTCGGTGGCGGCGACCAGGGCGCCGGCGGCGTCGATGGCCAAACTGGTGACCTCGGAGTCGAGCCGAGACGACCAGCGACGCATGCCGGTGGCGGCGTCCCAGGCGCTAAGCGTGCCGTCGGCGTGACCGCTGATCAGGACCCCGCCGCGGGCGACCAGCGCCGTGACCGCGGAACCGGTCGCAGCGTCGGCGCCGGTCGACCAGCGCCGAATCTCGCGGCCCGACTGGCTGTCGAAGACGCTGATCAGGCCAATGCTGGAGCCAACGGCAATCTCTCGTTCCGGCAGCGCCGCCACCGCCTGGGCCTTCCCCAATCCGACGCGGTGAAGTTGGGCCAGACGGGCCAGGTTGTCCGCACGTATCGGTTCGCGGACGCCGGGAAGAGCCCGACTGCCACGATCGAGCGGGAACCGCCCACCGGCATCCGCCACCCTCACTCCGGCTGGAGCCGGCGTCGGTGTCGCCGTCGTCGGCTCCGGCGTCGCTTGCGGGGCAGCAGTGGGCGAGACGGTCGGCGTCGCGGTCGGCTCGGCCGGGATCTCCGGGACCACCTCGCGGATGATGGTTCGCGTAACGGGAACCTCACGCACGACGTCGCGTGTCACGACGCGATCCACCGTGACCACCTTGACCACTTCCTGCGGCAGCAGGCGCTCCACCTGCACCAGCGGCTGCCGACGGGTAGCCAGCACGCCTATCGCCGCGGCCCCGGCGGCGGCAACGGCTCCACCCAGAGCCGTCGTGGAGACCGCGAGGAGCAGCTGACGGCGCGAAACGGCGCCTCCGGACGCCTCCCGCTGCCGACGCGGTCCGGCGCGAAACCGGTCGCTTGCGGGCGCCGGCGCCGCCGCGGCAAGCGCACGCTCCGTGGCCTGAATGTCCTCAATCCGCGCGCGCACCTCGTCGGCCGTCGGGGGCCGGGCGTCGGGATCCTTGGCCAGCAGGTGGAGCATCAGCTCCTCGACAACCGGCGGCACGTCGTCGCGATGCGACGCCAGTGGCGGCACGGACGCCCGCCGATGCAGGTCAAGCACCGCCAGTGGGGTGTCGGCGCGAAACGGCGGTACGCCGGTCAGCAGCTCGAACAACACGGTTCCCAGCGAGTACAGGTCGGCCTGGGCGGTGGCGCGGCGTCCGGCTGCGCGCTCGGGCGCGATGTAGGCCGTCGCGCCCGACGGGTCGAGCTCATGCTGCGGGGCCGTGCCGGCGTCGAGGATCTTGATCTGGCCGTGTTCGAGCTTGACGTTGTCCGGGGTCAGATTGCGGTGGGACAGCCCCTGCCCATGCATCGCCGCCAGGCCAGCCGCAATCGACTTCGTGATTTCGAGCGCTTCGGTCACATTGACCGGGCCGCGAGCTTCCAGGTATTGCCGCAGCGTCAGACCGCCGGCCAGCTCCATGACGACGCACCAGCGACCGTCGACGTCTTCGGCGCGGTGGACCTGCGCCACACAGGGATGCTCGATGCGCCGGGCACGCTCGGCCTCGCGCAACAGTTGCGCCATCAGCTCCCGACGCTGCGCCAGATGTTCGTGGACGACGAGCACCGCCACGTCGCCGCTGCCATCGGAACGGGCGGCGCGGAACACCGTGCCGCGTGGGCCGGCGCCAATGCTCACGCCGCGCTCGAGGCCCTCGAGCGGCGGCCAGGCGTCAATCACGCCAGTGCCAGGCGCGTTGGTATTGGGGAGTCACAAGTTCCGATTGTAAAGGCGGCTTCACCAGCCGCCACGAAATCGCGCGCGCTAGGAGAGCCGTCGGTACTGCGTAATGGCCACGGTCGAGAACAGCACCACCAGGCCGACGGTCCAGGCGGCGGCCTGCCACAGCGACGGCATGATCTCGCCGCCCTGCGACAGTCCTCGCAACAAGTCCACCGTCACCGTGATCGGATTGACGCTCGCGAAGGCTTCCAACCACCCCGGCATCGTGTGCACCGGCACGAACATCGAGCTCATGAACGTGAGCGGAAAGATCCACACAAACCCCGCCACCTGGGCTGTTTCGGTTTCGCGCACCGTCACGCCGATTGCCGCCGAGATCCACGAGAACGCCTGCCCGAAGATCACGAGGACGATTGGAACGGCGATGATCGCCGCCGCGTTCGCATTGAAGCGAAAGCCGATCGCATAGCCCACGCCGATCATCAGCAGCACCACGAAGACGTTGCGCACGGTATCGGCGAGGATGCGCCCCGCCATCACCGCGGACCGCGCCATGGGCAGCGAGCGATAGCGATCGACCATGCCGGACGACAGGTCCTCGGCCAGCCCCACCCCCGTCTGCACCGCGCCGAACACCACCGTCTGCACCAGGATTCCCGGCAGCAGAAAGTCGATGTAGTTGGCTGGCCCAACGTCAATGGCGCCGCCGAAGACATAGGTGAACAGCAGCACGAACATGACGGGATTGATGGTGGAAAACACCAGCAGCTCGGGCGACCGCACATAGCGAATGAGATTGCGCCGGGCCATGGCCAGCGTGTCGGCCAGAGCCCATCGCGCCTCGATGCGCAGCGCCGTCAGGGTGTCATGCACGGAACCGGCGTCCGTTCACGACGCGAGCGCTAATCTGCATGATCCCCACCGGCGGTATGGCCCGTCAGGGCGAGGAACACGTCGTCGAGTGAAGGCCGGCGAACTCCGATGTCGGAAATCCCCACGCCGGCCGCGTCCAGATCGCGGATGATGGCGGCCAGCATCGCTGCCCCACCCGCGACGGGCATGGTGACGGTGACGCCATCGTCGTCGATCCGCGCATCCCCGCTGCCGTGTCCCGCGATGACGCCGAGCGCGGTGTTGGCTTGCGCCGCGTCGGTGACAACGACGCTCAGGACGTCGCCGTGCGTGCTTTGCTTGAGTTCCTGGGCGGTCCCTTCGGCGATCACGCGGCCCACGTCCACGAGCGTGATTCGATCCGCCAGCTCATCCGCCTCTTCCAGATACTGCGTGGTCAGCAGCACGGTCGTGCCGTCCGACACGAGTTGCCGGATTACCGCCCAGAGCTCACGGCGAGCACGGGGATCGAGACCGGTGGTCGGCTCGTCGAGCAGCAGCACCTCCGGATCGGCTACCAAGCTCGCCGCCAGGTCGAGCCGGCGCCGCATGCCGCCGGAGTAAGTCTTGGAGCGGCGGTCGGCCGCTTCCGTCAAATCGAAGCGTTCAAGCAACTCCGCGGCGCGCCGCGCGGCGGTCGAGCGATCCAGGTGGTAAAGGCGTCCGACAAGCTCCAGGTTCTCACGGCCTGTCAGATATTCGTCGACCGCGGCGCTCTGGCCCGCCAGCCCAATCCTTGACCGCAGGTGCATAGCCTCCCGTGCAACGTCGAAACCAGCCACCCAGGCGCGTCCGCTGTCCGGCGGCAGCAGCGTGGTGAGAATGCGCACCAGCGTGGTCTTGCCGGCGCCGTTGGGCCCCAGCAGGCCATGAATGGTCCCCGCCGCGACGTCGAGGCTCACGTCGTCGAGGGCCTGGACCTTGCCGTAAGCCTTCGACATATTGCGCACCACGATGGCGTTGGGCCGTGCTCCGGCCTCCTCTTGACGCTGCGGCGCTTCGCGCACTTGGGCCAAGGCCCACCCTCCTAGATAGGGGCGCGCGCGGCGTCAGAGGCCGCGCGGGCATTCCCCATCTAGGTATAGCCGGGCGGCGGCCCGGCGCCAAGCGCTGTTTGCGCCGCGCCGACTATCCGTCCGTGACGCGGAAGTTGACCTGATGCCAGCCCTCGGCGCCGTTCGGCGCTGGGTTCTTGGGCCCCTTCGCCTGCAGCTCGCCGTCGGAGTCCGTCGCGCGCACCCGGATGAAGTGCGAGCCCGGCGTGAACTCGAACTCGCTCACCCACTGCACCCAGGTGTGCTTGCTGATCGGCGAGGAGAGCTTCGCTTCCTTCCACTCACCGTCGCCGTCAATCTGCACTTCGACCTTGCTAATGCCGCGGTTCTGCGCCCACGCAACGCCCGCAACCGCCTGCAGGCCCGGCGCGGTGTCGAACGAGAACGGCTTCGGCACGTCGATGCGGGATTGCGTCTTGATCGGGCCTTCCTTCGACCAGCCTCGCGGGATCCAGTAGCCGTCGAAGCCTTCCCAGGTGGTGAGCTCGATCTCCTGCAACCACTTGGTCGCGGAGACGTAGCCATAGAGACCCGAGACGACCAGGCGCGCCGGGAAGCCGTGCTTGAACGGCAGCGGCTCGCCGTTCATGCCGACGGCGACCAGAACCGGACGTCCGTCGAACGCCACCTCGCGCGGAAAGCCGGCCGAGAATCCGTCCACCGACCGGCCGACAATCTGGGTAGCCTCGTCCTTGATGCCGGCGCGATCGAGCACGTCGGCCAGCGGTATGCCCTGCCACTTGGCGTTGCCGATCAGACGGCCCCCAACCTCGTTGGACACGCAGCAGAGCGTGACGTAGTCCTCGTCGGTGGCCAGATCGAGCAGCTCGCGGTAGGTGAGGGAGTAGGGGCTGTCCACCAAGCCGGTGATCTTGAGCTCCCAATCCTCGACATCGACGCGCGGAATCGAGAACGCGGTGTCGATGCGGTAGAAATCTCGATTTGGCGTGACGAGCGGTGAGATGCCTCGCACGTCCAACATCGTCTCCGTCGGCAGCGATCCGGTGGCCGCCTCGACCTCGATCGGCGTGGGCGTGCCGGTAGCAGCGACGGTCGCTTCGGGCGGCGGCGCCTCGGTCGCGGCCGCCGTCGCCACGGGAGCCGGGGTTGTCAGCGGGGCCTGGGTGTCAGTCGGTGCGGCCGTCGCCACCGGCGCCGGTGTTGGCGCGGGCGTCTCGCTTGCGGTAGCCGTTGGCGCCGGCGTCGAAGCTGCCGCAGCTCGGCTGCGCACGGGCCGCAGGACGATGTCCTCGCGGCTCGCCACGGCGACCTTGGCGCCCTCGATCAGGTTGCGCCCGAGAACTCCGGTAACTACCGCGGCCAGCGCAACAACCGCGCCGCTGCCAAGAAAGACCCGGCGCTGTCGCTGGAACTGAAGGTCCGCTGCCTGGTCACCAGCCGTTGCCGCAACCGGGTTCGCGCGGGTGAACCACAAGAGCGCCACGATGGCCAGCCCCGCCGAGACTGCCGCCATGGCCACCCCGTGCGCCGGCGTTGACTGTGCGTCGAACCCATTGGCGAATCCGGCGAGCAATCCAAACGCCGCGAAGCCCGCCACGGCGATCGGTCGGGACCGGAGGGCAATGACCCCAAGAATGAATCCAAAGATTCCACTGAGCACGACCAGGAAGATGACCAACGCCAGCTTGTCGCTGGTGCCGAACACGCTGATGGCGAACTCCTCCATCGCGCGCGGGCTCAGGTCCACAATCCGGCCGCTCATTGATACGAGGAGCGACGGCAAGCCGCCGAAGATCCCGGCGTAGAGTTCGCTCACGCCCACGGCCAGCAACGCGGCCAGCAGCCCCGCCAGGCCGCCGCGTCCCCAGTAGCTCAACATGCGGGAGAACCTCCCGCCGCTCTCGTCAGCCATTCCTATCTCCTATGCAACAAGCTCTCTCGACCATTGATACGTGTACGGAGCCGGGACGGTTGCCGAATCTGCAAAAGACTTGCGTAGTCCCGGTAGAAGTGACCATCGGCGTCATCCTCGCCCTGCGGCCGCACCGGCGCGACCATGCCCCATTCTATGGCGCGCAAGGCTGGATTTAGCGAGCGCCGGTGCCGTTTCTCACGGTAGTCGCCGCGTGTCTCACCCCGCGCGTTAGCAGGCGGCGGCAGCGGCAGACGCCGGCAGACCGGTCGGCGCGCGCGTTGACACCGGCAGGCGTGTTTGGCACGGTCGCAACCCGCGGCCAGACAAAGATCGGGGACTCCTGTGTGGACGGCTGAAATCAACTACGCGGCCATGATCGTGGCGGCCCTTGTGCCGATCGCGGTGGGCTTCAACTGGTATTCGGTGCGGGTGTTTGGCGGTGCGTGGATGCGCCTGATCGGCAAGACCCAGGAGCAGATCGAGGCCGAGGGGAACATGGTGCGAGCGTTGGTGGTGAGCAACGTCGGCGCCCTGGTCACCTCCTACCTGCTCGCGCAGATCGTGGCATTCACCGGCGCGCAAGGCTTCGGCGAGGGCTTCGTGATCGGCATCTGGGGCGCGATCGGCCTGGTGGCCACGGCCTTTGCCTCGTCCTACGTCTATGAGAACCGGCCCCGGAATCTCTACCTGATCAACGTGGGATATCACGTGGTGACGCTGCCGATCATGGCCGGCATCCTGAGCGTTTGGAGCTAGGCGCAGGACGGCGCCCTCGCCCTCTCCGATTTGCGGACAATAGCTCGGACTTGTAGGGGCGTCCCTTGTGGGCGCCCGCTCGGCCGGTGCACCGGGCAGCCACGAGGGCTGCCTCTACAGTGGTTGACGGCCTTGGGCATAGATTCTGTAGGGGGCGTCCCTTGTGGGCGCCCGCCCGGCCGGTGCACCGGGCAGCCACGAGGACTGCCTCTACAGTGGTTCAAGGCCTTGGGCATAGATTCTGTAGGGGCGTCCCGTGTGGGCGCCCGCTCGGCCGGTGCACCGGGCAGCCACGGGGCTGCCTCTACAGTGGTTGACGGCCTTGGGCATAGATTCTGTAGGGGCGTCCCTTGTGGGCGCCCGTTCGGCCGGCGAACCGGGCAGGCACAAGAGCTGCCCTTACAGCGAATGAAGGGTCTGCAGTGACCCCATCAGGACAGCGAGAATGGGCGCGAAGGTGCCAGCCACCGATGCCGGCGATGCCTCATCCAAGCCAAACAGCGCCGAGATGGCCGGTGCCTGCATGAGCACCGACCGCGACGCCGCGCGCGTTCTTGTCACCGGCGGCGGCGGGCAGCTGGCGAGCTATCTGGCCCAGCAGCTCCCCGCTCGATCTACGGTCGCGCTGACGCGCGCCGAGCTCGACGTCACCGACGCCACGGCGGTTGAGCGGGCGTTCGCGGAACATGCGCCGGCGGTCGTCATCAACACCGCCGCGTTCAACCACGTGGACATGGCCGAGACGGAGTTCGGTCGCGCGTTCGACGTCAACGCCCAAGGCCCATTGAACCTGGCTCGGGCCTGCGCGGCGGCCAACGCCACGCTGGTCCACGTGAGCACCGACTACGTCTTCGGCGGCCAGTCGGCGCGAGAGCCGCTCTCGGAGGACGCCCTGCCGGCGCCCCTGAGCGTTTACGGCGCGTCCAAGCTGGCCGGTGAGCACCTGGTTCGCGGCACGGGCGTCCGGCACTTGATCGTGCGCACCTGCGGGCTCTATGGCTCACGCGGCTCTGCGGTCAAGGGCAGCAACTTTGTTCGCACAATGCTGCGGCTGGCGCGGGAAGGCCGCGACCTCCGCGTCGTCAACGATCAGCACTGCACGCCGTCGTATGCGCGGGACGTGGCGGTGGCGATCGTCGATCTGATCGAGGCCGACGCCCGCGGCACTTTCCACGTGGTCAACGACGGCGCGTGCGCCTGGTTCGAGTTCGCGCGGGAGATCTTCGCCGCCGCCGGCCTTCAACCGTCACTCACGGCGGTGCCGACGGCCGAATATCCAACGCCGGCGCGGCGCCCCCCGTACTCCGTGCTGGACACCGAGCGCATGGTCGCCGCGCGCGGGCGTCCGCTGCGGGACTGGCGCGCCGCCGTCCGCGCCTACCTGGCTGAGCT
It encodes the following:
- a CDS encoding ATP-binding cassette domain-containing protein, which codes for MSKAYGKVQALDDVSLDVAAGTIHGLLGPNGAGKTTLVRILTTLLPPDSGRAWVAGFDVAREAMHLRSRIGLAGQSAAVDEYLTGRENLELVGRLYHLDRSTAARRAAELLERFDLTEAADRRSKTYSGGMRRRLDLAASLVADPEVLLLDEPTTGLDPRARRELWAVIRQLVSDGTTVLLTTQYLEEADELADRITLVDVGRVIAEGTAQELKQSTHGDVLSVVVTDAAQANTALGVIAGHGSGDARIDDDGVTVTMPVAGGAAMLAAIIRDLDAAGVGISDIGVRRPSLDDVFLALTGHTAGGDHAD
- a CDS encoding molybdopterin-dependent oxidoreductase, translated to MADESGGRFSRMLSYWGRGGLAGLLAALLAVGVSELYAGIFGGLPSLLVSMSGRIVDLSPRAMEEFAISVFGTSDKLALVIFLVVLSGIFGFILGVIALRSRPIAVAGFAAFGLLAGFANGFDAQSTPAHGVAMAAVSAGLAIVALLWFTRANPVAATAGDQAADLQFQRQRRVFLGSGAVVALAAVVTGVLGRNLIEGAKVAVASREDIVLRPVRSRAAAASTPAPTATASETPAPTPAPVATAAPTDTQAPLTTPAPVATAAATEAPPPEATVAATGTPTPIEVEAATGSLPTETMLDVRGISPLVTPNRDFYRIDTAFSIPRVDVEDWELKITGLVDSPYSLTYRELLDLATDEDYVTLCCVSNEVGGRLIGNAKWQGIPLADVLDRAGIKDEATQIVGRSVDGFSAGFPREVAFDGRPVLVAVGMNGEPLPFKHGFPARLVVSGLYGYVSATKWLQEIELTTWEGFDGYWIPRGWSKEGPIKTQSRIDVPKPFSFDTAPGLQAVAGVAWAQNRGISKVEVQIDGDGEWKEAKLSSPISKHTWVQWVSEFEFTPGSHFIRVRATDSDGELQAKGPKNPAPNGAEGWHQVNFRVTDG
- a CDS encoding DUF1761 domain-containing protein is translated as MWTAEINYAAMIVAALVPIAVGFNWYSVRVFGGAWMRLIGKTQEQIEAEGNMVRALVVSNVGALVTSYLLAQIVAFTGAQGFGEGFVIGIWGAIGLVATAFASSYVYENRPRNLYLINVGYHVVTLPIMAGILSVWS
- the rfbD gene encoding dTDP-4-dehydrorhamnose reductase, whose translation is MSTDRDAARVLVTGGGGQLASYLAQQLPARSTVALTRAELDVTDATAVERAFAEHAPAVVINTAAFNHVDMAETEFGRAFDVNAQGPLNLARACAAANATLVHVSTDYVFGGQSAREPLSEDALPAPLSVYGASKLAGEHLVRGTGVRHLIVRTCGLYGSRGSAVKGSNFVRTMLRLAREGRDLRVVNDQHCTPSYARDVAVAIVDLIEADARGTFHVVNDGACAWFEFAREIFAAAGLQPSLTAVPTAEYPTPARRPPYSVLDTERMVAARGRPLRDWRAAVRAYLAELGELDGAER